One Streptomyces hundungensis DNA segment encodes these proteins:
- a CDS encoding MerR family transcriptional regulator, with amino-acid sequence MTADDSFGRLDDDDYPAYTMGRAADMLGTTQSFLRAIGEHRLITPLRSAGGHRRYSRYQLRIAARARELVDQGTPIEAACRIIILEDQLEEAQRINAAYRDAAGSERPSAVA; translated from the coding sequence ATGACAGCAGACGATTCCTTCGGCCGGCTCGATGACGACGACTACCCCGCCTACACCATGGGCCGTGCCGCCGACATGCTCGGCACCACCCAGAGCTTTCTCCGCGCGATTGGTGAACACCGCCTGATCACCCCGCTCCGCTCGGCCGGCGGACACCGCCGCTACTCCCGCTACCAGCTGCGCATCGCCGCCCGCGCCCGCGAACTCGTCGACCAGGGCACTCCGATCGAGGCCGCCTGCCGCATCATCATCCTCGAAGACCAGCTCGAGGAAGCCCAGCGCATCAACGCCGCATACCGCGACGCCGCCGGATCGGAGAGGCCGTCCGCCGTGGCGTGA
- a CDS encoding cold-shock protein, translating into MATGTVKWFNAEKGFGFIAQDGGGPDVFAHYSAINSSGFRELQEGQMVTFDVTQGQKGPQAENISVA; encoded by the coding sequence ATGGCTACGGGAACTGTGAAGTGGTTCAACGCGGAGAAGGGCTTCGGCTTCATCGCTCAGGACGGCGGCGGCCCGGACGTGTTCGCCCACTACTCCGCGATCAATTCCTCGGGCTTCCGTGAGCTCCAGGAGGGCCAGATGGTGACGTTCGACGTCACCCAGGGCCAGAAGGGCCCGCAGGCCGAGAACATCAGCGTGGCCTGA
- a CDS encoding EF-hand domain-containing protein yields the protein MDTITAKRHIFSMLDVDGDGVISRQEYLARPERAAQALGRDGEDPLLSLARTAHDRVFASMDADQDGRVTFAEYEAWAGEEAFDEVCRPALGSLFDLADTDGDGHLDRTEFTRLRHALGNPADNARAAFDALDEDGDGRIDRDAYLAQIRSFVTEGASPMARALHAPAHN from the coding sequence GTGGACACGATCACGGCTAAGCGGCACATCTTCTCGATGCTGGACGTCGACGGCGACGGGGTCATCTCTCGCCAGGAGTACCTTGCCCGGCCCGAACGCGCAGCGCAGGCACTGGGCCGGGACGGTGAAGACCCGCTCCTGTCGTTGGCGCGTACCGCACACGATCGGGTGTTCGCGTCGATGGACGCGGACCAGGACGGACGGGTGACCTTCGCGGAGTACGAGGCGTGGGCGGGCGAGGAGGCCTTCGACGAGGTCTGTAGGCCGGCTCTGGGATCGCTGTTCGACCTGGCCGACACCGACGGCGACGGACACCTCGACCGGACAGAGTTCACTCGGCTGCGCCACGCCCTGGGTAATCCCGCCGACAACGCCCGTGCGGCCTTCGACGCGCTGGACGAGGACGGCGACGGCCGGATCGACCGCGACGCCTACCTGGCGCAGATCCGTTCCTTCGTCACCGAGGGGGCCTCGCCCATGGCGCGCGCTCTCCACGCCCCGGCCCACAACTGA